Proteins encoded by one window of Thermobaculum terrenum ATCC BAA-798:
- the murA gene encoding UDP-N-acetylglucosamine 1-carboxyvinyltransferase, with amino-acid sequence MHTLLIEGGVPLRGEVRIAGAKNAALKMMAAALLTEEEVHLSNVPHISDVYVMSALLQTLGVEVNWNGPNTLRIRAKDIRPVRFGIDVAAKIRASFVVMAPLLARCGEASVPNPGGDRIGHRPVDRLVEGLRHFGVCIDYDGAYYNATCDRLRGCEYRFNKNSHMGTEHQIMAAVLAEGRSVIYNAAQEPEVDDLIDMLNSMGARIKRVEPRTIVIDGVRKLGGTHHTVMPDRIEAGTFAIMAAATDGDLYLSGANPDHMQALLDKMKEAGCRIEADPEGIRVRRGESLRAVNVITRPHPGFMTDWQAPFVVLLTQASGVSLVHETIFPNRLGYTEQLNLMGAHIELFNPPVPDCGYEWNEKDDSPDYFHAARIYGPTPLRAANLTIPDLRAGATLIIAALCAEGVSKVSGVQWVERGYEHFVERLRSLGARIEESLPAEATA; translated from the coding sequence TTGCACACGCTACTGATAGAAGGGGGAGTACCCCTTAGAGGAGAGGTTAGGATAGCAGGGGCTAAGAATGCTGCTCTTAAGATGATGGCAGCTGCTTTGCTAACTGAGGAGGAGGTACATCTTTCTAATGTGCCTCATATCAGCGACGTATACGTCATGTCAGCTCTACTTCAGACGTTAGGGGTAGAGGTGAATTGGAATGGCCCTAATACTCTCAGGATCAGAGCTAAGGATATTCGACCTGTTAGGTTTGGTATTGACGTGGCCGCTAAAATAAGGGCTTCATTTGTGGTAATGGCGCCCTTGCTGGCTAGATGTGGAGAAGCTAGTGTGCCTAATCCAGGAGGCGACAGGATCGGGCATAGACCGGTTGATAGACTTGTAGAAGGACTTAGGCACTTTGGTGTTTGTATAGATTATGATGGTGCTTATTACAACGCTACTTGTGATAGGTTGAGGGGATGCGAGTACAGATTTAACAAGAACTCGCATATGGGTACAGAGCACCAGATAATGGCAGCTGTGCTGGCTGAAGGAAGATCAGTTATATACAATGCCGCGCAAGAGCCAGAAGTTGATGACCTGATAGATATGCTGAACTCTATGGGTGCCAGAATAAAGCGAGTTGAACCTAGGACAATAGTCATAGATGGAGTACGCAAACTCGGTGGTACTCATCACACGGTAATGCCGGATCGGATAGAGGCTGGGACCTTCGCAATAATGGCGGCGGCTACAGATGGCGATCTGTACCTGTCAGGAGCTAACCCCGATCATATGCAGGCTTTACTTGACAAGATGAAAGAAGCTGGGTGCAGGATTGAGGCAGACCCGGAAGGTATTCGCGTACGTCGAGGTGAGAGCCTTCGAGCAGTTAATGTAATCACAAGGCCTCATCCTGGGTTTATGACCGATTGGCAAGCTCCCTTTGTTGTCCTCCTGACTCAGGCAAGTGGAGTCAGTTTAGTACATGAGACTATATTCCCCAACAGGCTTGGATATACAGAACAGCTAAACCTTATGGGGGCTCACATAGAGTTATTTAATCCTCCGGTGCCTGATTGCGGTTATGAGTGGAATGAAAAGGATGATTCTCCAGACTATTTTCACGCAGCTCGAATCTATGGCCCTACCCCTCTAAGGGCTGCTAATCTTACCATACCTGACCTTAGGGCTGGTGCAACACTTATCATAGCGGCTCTGTGTGCTGAGGGGGTAAGTAAAGTCAGTGGTGTGCAGTGGGTAGAGCGTGGCTATGAGCACTTCGTGGAGAGGCTTAGATCTCTAGGTGCGCGTATAGAGGAGAGTCTACCTGCAGAAGCAACAGCCTAA
- a CDS encoding nitroreductase family protein: MTTASDKISFLKSLRAIREFTPQPIPDDVIDDVLEVARWSGSAVNRQPWEFIVIRDKDTLKKLATVEGHAGHLAGAATGIVLVMAGESFEHETYDEGRLAERIMLAAWAHGVGGCIGWFGENGRSEVKAALGIPDNKFVRTAISLGYPDYEVRKNRPRREQPRKPLSEIVHWERYGQHNR, translated from the coding sequence ATGACCACTGCTTCCGATAAGATAAGCTTTCTCAAGAGTCTAAGAGCCATAAGGGAGTTTACACCGCAGCCGATACCGGATGATGTCATAGACGATGTACTGGAAGTAGCAAGATGGTCCGGTAGTGCAGTGAACAGGCAGCCCTGGGAATTCATAGTGATAAGAGACAAAGACACATTGAAGAAGCTGGCTACCGTCGAAGGGCACGCTGGACATCTAGCTGGAGCTGCCACTGGTATAGTACTGGTTATGGCTGGAGAGAGTTTCGAACACGAAACATATGATGAGGGAAGGCTTGCTGAGAGAATAATGCTCGCAGCCTGGGCCCACGGAGTAGGAGGCTGCATAGGATGGTTCGGCGAAAACGGTAGATCGGAGGTGAAAGCCGCCTTGGGCATACCAGATAATAAATTTGTTAGGACAGCTATATCTCTCGGCTACCCTGACTACGAGGTCAGGAAGAATAGACCCAGGAGAGAGCAGCCAAGGAAGCCTCTATCTGAGATCGTACATTGGGAGCGGTACGGCCAACATAACAGATAA
- a CDS encoding glycosyltransferase family 39 protein — protein sequence MFPAFLGFIMLLLGKNIDQLAWAVRLFALLNPLLLYLLIKRLLGTREALVAALFLAYFGYTSTLSQAFNIDAFLLTEYLLTAYLVLTAVDRRSSWLSLLSGFMLGLMILTKETSIVVLPTAVVAALLLGWTLKDVLLHYLGVLVICAPWWVWVWNVSQSVFLLGKVPVYFLYLVVAVSLIAVMVFYLAYRLGVFHKLAIYLQANRERCAWVLVIGWTLVASLAMLSQVNDLRVDQSTAKYLVNQVMRGTPLWYVLPLGGLFAIWKSIKGSRNWAYLLAMGILWVPVSLVALVMEISIRQWMIQQALGYASLAGLYIAAPEFFSRLKDWDWKIVLKGIPSRSQVIAFVSSHYLLNYALTCVLILFLIWGTGVQTRILANGIASNTANDNPVATDINPAVLDMKNWIDQNIPKGETILATWQYSYQLAFQDDFKHKWKAFKMNCASGPESISASSCRLDIQVTPVWPPTQIPFWMHMDNACRPTMVTFSDLIREMKKDEASYLLMTRQQDFTATNSWTPALVSSGAFELMYQTFVRRGSPSNQISLSMLRITGREPRNLPTQMSAESVINLAQCERRRVGEDKYVQSIRSILPYGIWLVSDPNDNTAYSAEREREAREIIESIYGYLPKMPSQNS from the coding sequence GTGTTTCCTGCTTTTTTGGGCTTCATCATGCTTCTGCTGGGCAAGAATATAGACCAGCTGGCTTGGGCAGTGAGATTGTTTGCGCTGCTGAATCCCCTGCTTCTCTATCTTTTGATAAAGAGGCTGCTTGGGACTAGAGAGGCGTTAGTGGCTGCTCTCTTCCTAGCTTACTTTGGGTATACAAGTACTTTATCTCAGGCTTTCAACATAGATGCCTTCCTTCTTACTGAGTACCTGCTCACCGCCTATTTGGTACTGACTGCTGTTGATCGCAGATCTAGCTGGTTAAGTCTGCTTTCGGGCTTTATGCTCGGACTGATGATCCTTACTAAGGAAACCAGCATAGTGGTTCTCCCTACAGCTGTAGTAGCCGCCCTTCTTCTGGGGTGGACTCTAAAAGATGTGTTGCTGCACTACTTGGGAGTGCTAGTTATATGTGCCCCTTGGTGGGTGTGGGTGTGGAATGTAAGTCAAAGCGTGTTCCTGTTAGGTAAGGTTCCAGTCTACTTTCTATATCTAGTGGTAGCGGTATCTCTAATTGCCGTTATGGTATTCTACTTGGCTTACAGATTGGGGGTGTTTCATAAGCTAGCGATATATTTGCAAGCTAATAGGGAAAGATGCGCCTGGGTTCTTGTAATTGGATGGACGCTTGTAGCTTCTCTAGCCATGTTATCCCAGGTGAACGACTTGAGAGTAGATCAGTCTACTGCAAAGTATCTTGTCAACCAGGTAATGCGTGGTACGCCTCTGTGGTATGTCCTTCCACTAGGTGGGTTGTTCGCCATATGGAAGTCCATAAAGGGCAGCAGAAACTGGGCATATTTGCTTGCAATGGGGATTCTATGGGTGCCGGTTTCTCTGGTTGCTCTTGTGATGGAGATATCCATCAGGCAGTGGATGATCCAGCAAGCATTAGGTTATGCTTCCCTAGCCGGCCTGTACATAGCTGCTCCAGAATTCTTTTCCAGACTAAAGGATTGGGACTGGAAGATAGTCCTGAAAGGTATACCTTCTAGATCACAGGTCATAGCTTTCGTGAGTTCGCATTACCTACTCAACTATGCTCTTACCTGCGTACTTATACTTTTCCTTATATGGGGAACCGGAGTACAAACCAGGATTCTGGCAAATGGCATAGCTTCTAATACTGCTAATGACAATCCAGTGGCCACCGATATAAATCCTGCCGTGTTGGATATGAAGAATTGGATTGATCAGAACATCCCCAAGGGGGAAACCATACTTGCGACCTGGCAGTACTCATATCAGCTAGCTTTCCAGGATGACTTCAAGCATAAGTGGAAAGCTTTCAAGATGAACTGTGCTTCTGGCCCGGAGTCTATATCTGCATCTTCATGCAGATTGGATATACAGGTAACTCCTGTCTGGCCGCCGACACAAATACCCTTCTGGATGCATATGGATAATGCCTGCAGGCCAACCATGGTCACTTTCTCTGATTTGATCAGGGAGATGAAGAAGGATGAAGCTTCTTATCTTCTTATGACGAGGCAACAGGATTTTACGGCAACTAACTCTTGGACTCCAGCATTAGTTTCAAGTGGAGCTTTTGAGCTGATGTATCAGACCTTTGTTAGAAGAGGGTCTCCATCCAACCAGATATCGCTTTCTATGCTGAGGATAACGGGTAGAGAACCTAGAAATCTGCCAACGCAGATGAGTGCGGAGAGCGTTATAAATCTAGCTCAATGCGAAAGGCGGAGAGTAGGTGAGGACAAGTACGTACAGTCCATCAGGTCTATACTCCCTTATGGTATATGGCTTGTAAGTGATCCCAATGACAACACTGCTTATTCAGCTGAACGTGAGAGGGAAGCGAGGGAGATCATAGAGTCTATATATGGCTATCTGCCTAAGATGCCGTCACAAAACAGCTAG
- a CDS encoding site-2 protease family protein, whose product MLGPGIPIGRIFGIRIYIDPSWIFIFLLVTWNLAAGALAVVHPEWGTTTIWLVAIAASLLFFGSVLAHELAHSLVARSQGVPVRRITLFMFGGVADIEREPPSPRAEFLITVVGPLTSLVLGIVFLVIGTAIAGISNLSIYNPEGLLAQLNPLSTIFLWLGPINIVLAVFNLVPGFPLDGGRILRSIIWAISNNLRLATRIASFIGQAIGWLMILAGVAMIFGAHIPFFGTGLVSGLWLIFIGWFLSSAASQSYRQLVIHHILEGVPVNRIMRTDIPTASPYMTIEDLVRLLLINSDERSFPVVEEDRLVGLVCIEDLKKVAREEWPIVPVSRIMTPRDKLITIGPNDDLAKAFEQLARIDVNQLPVVVGDTLVGLLRRRDLLRWLQIHSQIAR is encoded by the coding sequence ATGCTAGGGCCAGGAATACCGATAGGTCGTATATTCGGTATAAGGATCTATATAGATCCTAGCTGGATATTCATCTTTCTACTTGTCACTTGGAACTTAGCAGCCGGTGCATTAGCTGTCGTACATCCTGAATGGGGCACTACCACTATATGGTTAGTGGCAATTGCAGCTTCTTTGCTGTTTTTTGGATCGGTGCTTGCTCACGAGCTTGCGCACTCCCTCGTTGCGAGATCTCAAGGAGTCCCTGTCCGAAGAATAACCCTCTTCATGTTCGGTGGAGTAGCAGATATAGAAAGAGAGCCACCATCCCCTAGAGCTGAATTCCTGATTACGGTAGTGGGACCATTAACAAGCCTGGTACTAGGTATCGTATTCCTGGTGATAGGCACAGCAATAGCAGGTATATCGAACCTGTCGATATATAATCCGGAAGGCTTGCTGGCCCAGCTTAATCCTCTATCAACCATATTCCTATGGCTAGGCCCTATAAACATAGTGCTTGCTGTGTTCAATTTAGTCCCAGGCTTTCCATTGGATGGAGGGAGGATACTAAGATCCATCATCTGGGCCATATCTAACAACTTAAGACTAGCTACAAGAATTGCGTCATTCATAGGTCAAGCAATTGGATGGCTAATGATATTGGCGGGCGTAGCGATGATATTTGGGGCTCACATACCATTTTTCGGGACAGGACTGGTTAGTGGTTTATGGTTGATCTTTATAGGGTGGTTTCTTAGCAGTGCGGCATCTCAAAGCTATAGGCAGCTGGTCATACACCATATATTAGAAGGCGTACCAGTTAACAGGATCATGCGGACGGACATCCCCACGGCAAGTCCCTATATGACCATAGAAGATCTCGTGAGGCTTCTGCTTATCAACTCAGATGAAAGATCGTTCCCAGTAGTTGAGGAGGACAGGCTCGTAGGACTAGTATGCATCGAAGATCTGAAGAAAGTGGCTAGGGAAGAATGGCCTATAGTTCCCGTAAGTCGAATCATGACTCCCAGGGATAAGTTGATAACTATAGGGCCTAATGATGATCTAGCCAAGGCCTTTGAGCAACTTGCAAGAATCGACGTCAACCAACTTCCAGTGGTTGTTGGTGATACCCTTGTGGGACTACTACGTAGGCGCGACCTACTACGATGGTTACAGATACATTCTCAAATAGCCAGGTAA
- a CDS encoding DUF2304 family protein — protein MLYSVRIVGVLVAVLFAYYGISKYRNGQWTRFDLTLALLVSAGVATVSIFPPVGNILMSAFGLKNRLFAILVFTNLLLFGLFFYALNQIRSINMRNIDTIRALAKQKYMEEFGFANRETGNAASGNQGKILVTIPAYNEEVAIQTVLPRIPSELLGYRLDTLVIVDGATDRTEEVSRKAGVSVATHIINCGGGAAHKTGFDIAKMIGADIVVNMDADGQHRPEEIERLVTPIINNQADFVWGSRFYGYYEERGSIRHAGVVFFSRMISILIGFKVTDCTNGFRAIRVRDLEKLHLKEEQFHTTEMIIEAAKKGLRLMEVPISVLKRAEGESKKPKRLRYPLGVLRVIVQTWLR, from the coding sequence ATGTTATATAGCGTAAGAATAGTAGGAGTACTAGTAGCTGTACTGTTTGCCTACTACGGTATATCCAAATATCGCAATGGGCAATGGACCAGGTTTGACCTAACCCTAGCACTATTAGTTTCTGCGGGGGTTGCCACTGTTTCGATATTTCCTCCTGTAGGCAATATCTTGATGTCAGCGTTTGGGCTGAAGAATAGGCTATTCGCCATACTGGTATTTACAAACCTCCTGTTGTTTGGGCTCTTCTTCTACGCTCTGAACCAGATAAGATCCATAAACATGCGCAATATAGATACTATCAGGGCCTTGGCAAAGCAAAAGTATATGGAAGAGTTTGGCTTTGCCAATCGAGAAACGGGCAACGCGGCTTCCGGTAATCAAGGCAAGATACTGGTAACTATCCCTGCCTACAACGAGGAAGTGGCCATACAAACTGTGTTACCACGAATTCCATCTGAGTTGCTAGGGTACAGACTAGACACCCTAGTCATAGTAGACGGAGCTACAGATAGAACTGAAGAGGTCAGCCGCAAGGCCGGAGTCAGCGTAGCTACGCACATAATCAACTGTGGCGGGGGCGCTGCTCACAAGACGGGCTTTGATATAGCCAAGATGATCGGTGCAGATATTGTAGTCAATATGGATGCAGACGGTCAGCATAGACCAGAAGAGATAGAACGCTTGGTAACACCGATAATCAACAACCAAGCAGACTTCGTATGGGGCTCGCGCTTCTATGGGTACTATGAAGAGAGAGGAAGCATACGCCATGCTGGGGTAGTCTTCTTCTCACGCATGATCTCTATACTCATAGGTTTCAAGGTTACAGATTGCACTAACGGATTCAGAGCTATTAGAGTGCGTGACCTTGAGAAGCTACACCTCAAGGAGGAGCAGTTCCATACTACGGAGATGATAATAGAGGCTGCCAAGAAGGGGCTGAGATTAATGGAGGTTCCAATCTCCGTACTCAAGAGGGCAGAAGGAGAGAGCAAGAAGCCAAAGAGATTAAGATACCCTCTCGGTGTACTGCGTGTGATAGTACAAACTTGGTTGAGATAG
- a CDS encoding putative signal transducing protein, with protein sequence MKLVAVGTFSDAILAEMYAELLRRQGVPVMVQPVGAHLGGWAVGVASMHRLLVPEDYFDRANRILLEYLAGDEES encoded by the coding sequence ATGAAGCTGGTTGCTGTCGGTACGTTTTCAGATGCCATTCTAGCCGAGATGTATGCTGAGCTGCTCAGACGACAAGGTGTACCAGTAATGGTACAGCCAGTAGGAGCTCATCTGGGTGGATGGGCTGTGGGAGTGGCCTCTATGCATCGACTGCTGGTGCCTGAAGATTATTTTGATCGTGCCAATCGAATACTTCTAGAGTATCTTGCAGGGGATGAAGAGAGTTAA
- a CDS encoding Gfo/Idh/MocA family protein: MPGRTLGFGIIGAGMIAEYHKKAIEANSDLGAKLIAIGHYDPSKFSQISTKFGVPCISVQNLLAHPDVDVVTICTPSGQHASQALDAMRAGKHVLVEKPMALNLEDADSMIDLARSQGVKLGVVLQRRMDPTFQAVKQAIDAGDLGRLTLGLVKIPYFRPQTYYDQAAWRGTWVLDGGGVIMNQGIHLVDLLVWYMGDPQQVSAYADTLSRDIEVEDTLVGIIRFSNGAMATITATTTTSPGFPHTVEIYGTHGGIQLEGEGIRRWELAEPSKARVKAPGVAENASAGAAADPRGISTENHTRLFRDFILAIQENRDPSIDGSEGRRSLALTLELYKSAGLLQK, encoded by the coding sequence TTGCCTGGACGTACCTTGGGTTTCGGCATTATAGGGGCAGGTATGATCGCCGAATATCACAAGAAAGCGATAGAAGCTAACTCGGATTTGGGAGCTAAGCTGATAGCTATAGGACATTACGATCCTTCCAAGTTCTCACAGATAAGCACCAAATTTGGCGTACCCTGCATCTCTGTACAAAACCTGCTAGCCCATCCCGATGTAGATGTAGTAACTATCTGTACCCCTAGCGGTCAACACGCATCCCAGGCTTTAGATGCTATGAGGGCAGGAAAGCACGTGTTGGTAGAAAAACCAATGGCTCTAAACCTGGAAGATGCTGACTCAATGATAGACTTGGCTCGATCTCAGGGAGTGAAACTAGGAGTAGTACTTCAAAGGCGTATGGATCCTACCTTTCAAGCAGTCAAGCAGGCTATAGATGCTGGTGATCTCGGAAGGTTGACCTTAGGATTAGTCAAGATCCCATATTTTCGCCCTCAAACCTACTATGATCAAGCAGCCTGGAGGGGTACATGGGTTCTTGACGGAGGTGGCGTTATCATGAACCAAGGTATACACCTGGTTGATCTACTAGTTTGGTACATGGGAGATCCCCAACAGGTAAGCGCCTATGCCGATACCTTAAGTAGGGATATAGAGGTTGAAGATACACTCGTGGGGATTATAAGGTTCAGCAATGGGGCAATGGCAACAATAACAGCCACGACCACTACCTCTCCAGGATTTCCACACACCGTAGAGATATACGGTACTCATGGTGGCATACAGCTTGAAGGAGAAGGCATACGCCGATGGGAGCTTGCCGAGCCTAGTAAGGCTCGGGTCAAAGCCCCGGGAGTTGCGGAGAACGCCTCTGCAGGTGCAGCAGCAGATCCAAGAGGAATAAGCACAGAGAACCATACTAGGCTCTTTAGAGATTTTATTCTTGCAATCCAAGAAAATAGGGACCCCTCAATAGACGGTTCAGAGGGAAGAAGAAGCTTGGCACTAACGCTAGAGTTGTACAAGTCTGCTGGTCTGTTACAGAAGTAG
- a CDS encoding alpha-glucosidase/alpha-galactosidase, whose product MPKIAFIGAGSAVFTRNLLGDLLTYPELDGSTISLMDIDANRLKAVESLAKKMVEQEGSKMVIEATTDRSQALQNADYVVITIQVGGLKAYELDIEIPRKYGVEQCVGDTIGPGGVFRGLRHLAVIEEICNDLEELSPDALILQYTNPMAILCWGISSMSSIRFVGLCHSVQGTSEELAHIAGVPYEELSYWVAGINHMSWFLRLEHKGRDLYPLLFEKMSDPDTYALDPIRFDLMKHFGYFVTESSGHASEYYPYFRKRQDVLEQTLAKFTHPRHGWFKFGQTGGYLKHCFEVADHYYEDIEDQLKADKIEIRRSREYGAQIIHSIETNTPRRINGNVTNYDLITNLPYGCCVEVPCLVDNTGINPCYVGDLPPQLAGLIRTNVNLQELAVLGHIHRDKTLVKQAIKMDPLTAAVCSLEEIDNMVDELFDAQKEWLPQFD is encoded by the coding sequence GTGCCAAAGATTGCTTTCATAGGGGCAGGCAGTGCTGTTTTTACGCGCAATCTGTTGGGCGACTTACTAACTTATCCGGAGCTTGATGGCAGCACCATATCGTTAATGGATATTGATGCTAATAGATTGAAAGCTGTAGAATCCCTGGCAAAGAAGATGGTAGAGCAGGAAGGCTCTAAGATGGTAATAGAGGCTACCACGGACCGCAGCCAAGCGCTTCAAAACGCGGATTACGTGGTGATAACTATCCAGGTAGGAGGGCTCAAAGCTTACGAGCTCGACATAGAGATCCCTAGAAAATATGGGGTTGAGCAGTGCGTGGGAGATACTATTGGCCCTGGTGGTGTATTTAGAGGGCTACGTCACTTGGCAGTAATAGAGGAGATATGCAACGATCTGGAAGAGTTAAGTCCTGATGCTTTGATACTTCAGTACACCAATCCCATGGCTATATTGTGTTGGGGTATTAGCTCTATGTCATCTATCAGGTTCGTAGGGCTTTGTCATAGTGTGCAAGGCACTTCGGAGGAGCTGGCGCACATAGCAGGAGTGCCCTACGAAGAGTTATCTTATTGGGTGGCCGGTATAAACCATATGTCCTGGTTTCTAAGGTTGGAGCATAAGGGGCGTGACCTTTATCCACTGTTATTTGAGAAGATGAGCGATCCGGATACTTATGCTCTTGATCCAATTAGGTTTGACCTAATGAAGCACTTTGGTTATTTCGTAACTGAGTCCAGTGGGCATGCTTCCGAGTATTATCCTTATTTCCGTAAGAGACAGGACGTGTTGGAGCAAACCTTAGCCAAGTTCACCCATCCTAGGCATGGTTGGTTCAAATTTGGTCAGACGGGAGGTTATCTCAAGCATTGCTTCGAAGTTGCAGACCATTATTACGAGGATATAGAAGATCAGCTCAAAGCTGACAAGATAGAGATCAGGAGATCCAGAGAGTATGGAGCACAGATAATCCACTCCATAGAAACTAATACCCCGAGAAGAATCAATGGGAACGTTACCAACTACGATCTGATAACCAACCTGCCTTACGGTTGTTGCGTGGAAGTACCATGCTTGGTGGATAACACGGGCATCAATCCATGTTATGTGGGGGATTTACCGCCTCAGTTGGCAGGTTTGATACGTACAAACGTCAATTTGCAAGAACTTGCGGTGTTGGGTCATATACATCGGGATAAAACTCTTGTGAAACAGGCGATCAAGATGGATCCGCTCACCGCAGCTGTGTGCTCACTGGAGGAGATCGATAACATGGTCGATGAGCTGTTTGATGCTCAGAAAGAGTGGCTACCCCAGTTTGATTAG
- a CDS encoding lipopolysaccharide biosynthesis protein, protein MSIPIVEKIRGQKLISSRQGVGAGSIYLALSLGITGVFTYGFQILSAYFLRLEDYGVIATLWSATFLVAQILWIGITQTLAKYIPEREAKAESWLPVLRSVRHLQYIVLAIFILVTLVTFPLLTERIFAHKPIITAVFIMAVAGYSFSYFKRGVLSGYKKFSHVGLMFITESCSRLLLSVGLLLIGLGLTAPGIGIAIAPFLSVLLVRTKIDVPQAGSSEHFSIGKAFRFATPVLICMACAQLLANGGPIMISALGGPNAQAQAGLLLAGLVLTRIPQYVLSPVMSNLLPHLSEMIAKGDHRKFNNFVKIAALALGAMGGILVAGFWLMGTFAMSLMYKPEYRLSRGLLTVLALGAACYLFNEFMNQVLFAKSRTRLASLSWILGIVVTLAATLMISADPLHRVAYALAIGTLSTSIFLILSHLVTRPSQM, encoded by the coding sequence TTGAGCATACCTATAGTAGAGAAGATACGAGGGCAAAAGCTTATCTCTTCGCGCCAGGGGGTAGGAGCAGGGTCAATCTACCTGGCGCTTTCTTTGGGAATAACTGGTGTTTTTACTTACGGATTTCAAATACTATCCGCTTATTTCCTCAGGCTAGAGGACTATGGAGTTATAGCTACTTTATGGTCAGCAACCTTTCTGGTGGCTCAGATACTTTGGATAGGTATCACCCAGACTTTGGCCAAGTACATACCAGAAAGAGAAGCTAAAGCCGAAAGCTGGCTGCCAGTACTACGAAGTGTTAGACACCTTCAATATATAGTTCTAGCGATCTTCATACTAGTAACCCTTGTTACATTTCCGCTACTGACGGAGAGAATATTTGCCCACAAACCGATCATTACTGCTGTGTTCATAATGGCAGTAGCTGGGTATTCTTTTAGTTACTTCAAAAGAGGTGTGCTTAGTGGTTACAAGAAATTCTCTCATGTAGGATTGATGTTCATTACTGAGTCCTGCAGTCGGCTACTGCTTAGCGTAGGGTTGCTGTTGATAGGATTAGGGTTAACAGCTCCAGGTATCGGAATAGCCATAGCTCCTTTCCTCAGCGTGCTACTGGTCAGAACAAAGATAGACGTCCCACAAGCCGGCAGCTCAGAGCACTTTAGCATTGGTAAAGCGTTCAGGTTTGCTACTCCAGTGTTGATCTGCATGGCATGTGCCCAATTACTGGCTAACGGCGGACCTATAATGATAAGTGCTCTTGGAGGACCTAACGCTCAAGCACAAGCAGGATTGCTACTCGCAGGTTTGGTTCTGACCAGGATTCCTCAATACGTATTAAGCCCTGTAATGAGCAATTTGCTCCCCCACTTAAGCGAGATGATAGCCAAAGGTGATCATAGAAAATTCAACAATTTCGTAAAGATAGCTGCTTTAGCACTTGGAGCAATGGGCGGTATCCTTGTAGCAGGATTTTGGCTAATGGGAACTTTCGCTATGTCCCTTATGTACAAGCCAGAATACAGGCTTAGCAGAGGGTTGCTGACTGTATTAGCGCTGGGAGCCGCATGCTACCTGTTCAATGAGTTCATGAACCAGGTGCTCTTTGCTAAATCCAGGACCAGGCTTGCATCCCTGAGCTGGATACTTGGCATAGTGGTCACCCTTGCTGCCACCTTAATGATAAGCGCCGATCCGCTACATAGGGTGGCATATGCACTAGCTATAGGCACCTTATCCACATCTATCTTTCTAATTCTAAGCCATCTAGTCACACGTCCCTCGCAGATGTAG